The DNA window TTTGCTTCATCTCACATAGATGTATTAACTCTTGACAATAAAAAAACAGATGAAATAAAAAAACTATTTAATAAGAATAATATCACAATATCTTCACTGGCTTATTATGACAACATGCTGACTCCTAAACCTGACGAAAGAGAAACCAAAATTAAGCACTTGAAAAAGGTAATTGATGCAGGAAAACTATTAAACTGCGATTTGGTAGGAACTTTTGTCGGGCGGGATCCCGGTAAGACTATCAAAGATAACTTAAAGGAATATAAGAAAGTTTTTACAGACTTAGTTGAATATGCTGAGAAGAAAAACATAAGATTAATGATTGAAAATTGCCCAATGGTAGGTTGGCAATTTGAAGGTTTGCCCGGAACAGTATCGTTTTCACCTGAACTTTGGGAAGAGATGTTTAAAATGATTCCAAGTAAAAATTTCGGTTTAAATTTTGACCCGTCACATCTTTACTGGTTACATGTTGACTATTTACAGGCAATAAAAAAATATAGTAAATATATTTTTCATGCTCATGCTAAAGACACAATAATAAAAAAAGATTTGTTAAGTCAAAAAAGCATTTATGGTGATGGATGGTGGCAGGCACGAATGCCGGGACTTGGTGAAATCGATTGGAGCAAGTTTATCTCTACTTTAAAAGAAGCAGGTTATGATGGTGTATTAAGCATAGAACATGAAGATCCGGTATGGTCTGGTAGTGAAGAGAAAATCAAAAAGGGGTTAGTACTTGCAGCTAAACATCTTAAACCTCTTTTAGTATAACTGCAAATGAAAAACAAAAAGGTTGATTTTATCTTAATAAAAAAGTTCTGTATTCTATTGTCGCTTACATGGTTATTTAATGTTTTCTGTCAGACAGTCTCCTCTGGTCAAGAAACCCACAAAAAAATAACAATCTCCATAGAAAAAGGAGCCGCTCTCCCAAGACCTGACGATTCAAGACCACCGACAATGTGTAACAGAAATGTTCTCAAGGCGTTCAAAGAAAAATATCCCTGGATAGAAATTGTTGAATCGGGTGGTATAGCTTCCAGAAATTTACCAATAGGTTCAGGAATATTGATGTCAATAGCAGGTGGAATCGCACCTGATATATTTTATGTTAATTTTGCAAGGTCAGATAATTATATCCACCAGGATTTTCTATATCCGCTTGATGAATTCGTGGAAAAATTACCAAAAAAAGAACTTAAAGAGAGGGTTTTACCGCAAGCACTTCCCGTATTATACCGGGAAGGAACTGACGGTAAAAAACACTGGTGGGCGTTCCCGCATAATTATTCAATTATGGGATTTGCATATCGTAAAGATTTATTTTATGAAGCCGGGCTTGACCCTGAACACCCTCCAGAGACATGGGATGAATACTTGGAATACGCCCGTAAAATTACTGACCCAGATAAAGGCATTTATGGAACTGAGTTTGTAAACGAAGGTATAGCTTCCTGGTATTTTTACTTCCTGCTTTTATCAGCCGGTGGAAAAGCGGTAGTACAAAATGAGAAAGGCGAGTGGCGGGCAGTTTTTAATACTCCGGAAGCGGTAGACGCAGTTTATTTCTATACCCGTATTATACAAGAACCTTTTGTTAAAAATGGTAAAACCGTTTATGGTGCAGCGTTTAACGATAAGGATATGAATACGAAATGGGGTGCCGGTAAAATAGGTATGCGCATATTTTATTTTAACCCGGACACGATAGCTGAAGTAGACCCACAATTTATCGGGATATGCCCGGTTCCAAAAGGACCTACAGGATTAAGAGGTTCGGAACTTAATGCCGGTTCACTGGCAATATTTTCAGGAGTAAAAGACCCTGAAGTCCGTGATGCATGCTGGAAATTCATATATTTTTGGGGTAGTGCTGAAGCGGAGAAAATCCGCACTAAAGTATATGTTGAAAATGGCTTCGGCAATTTTGTTAATCCTGTACTACTAAAGAAATATGGATATACAGAATATTTAAAATACACTCCTAAAGGCTGGGAAAAAGATTACAAAGAAACCCTGAACAATGGTGTTCCTGAACCATATTGCAGAAACTGGCAGTATGGTTATATGTCCAAACCTTTAGATTTAGCACTGATAGAAAAACTTGGCACCAAACCACCTGAAATTGCAAAGAAACGTATAAAGGAACTGTTAGATGCCGGAGTTAAAGAAGCTAATGAAAAGATGTTGGGGATAATTCCTCCTAAGGAAATGAAATTTAGAAGAGGAGTAGCATTATCTCTAGCTGCCATTATATTGATAACCTTCGTTTTTGCGTTTAGATATATTATAAAAGCATTTACACCAGAAGGAGTCAAATCAAGTTGGGGATTCAAAAAATACTGGGTTGCATATTTGATACTTATTCCTGCTATATTAAGCATGGCAGTATGGCAGTACGTTCCAACGCTTCGCGGCGCTCTTATGGCATTTATGGATTACAGGATAATCGGTGAAAGCAAGTTTATAGGATTAGATAATTTCGCAAATGTTCTATTTGATAAAGTATTCTGGCAGGCATTGGGACATAGTTTATATTATGCAGCTTTAAGTCTTGGCTTAGGTTTTTTCTCGCCGATATTTCTTGCGATAATGTTACATGAA is part of the Elusimicrobiota bacterium genome and encodes:
- a CDS encoding extracellular solute-binding protein; translation: MKNKKVDFILIKKFCILLSLTWLFNVFCQTVSSGQETHKKITISIEKGAALPRPDDSRPPTMCNRNVLKAFKEKYPWIEIVESGGIASRNLPIGSGILMSIAGGIAPDIFYVNFARSDNYIHQDFLYPLDEFVEKLPKKELKERVLPQALPVLYREGTDGKKHWWAFPHNYSIMGFAYRKDLFYEAGLDPEHPPETWDEYLEYARKITDPDKGIYGTEFVNEGIASWYFYFLLLSAGGKAVVQNEKGEWRAVFNTPEAVDAVYFYTRIIQEPFVKNGKTVYGAAFNDKDMNTKWGAGKIGMRIFYFNPDTIAEVDPQFIGICPVPKGPTGLRGSELNAGSLAIFSGVKDPEVRDACWKFIYFWGSAEAEKIRTKVYVENGFGNFVNPVLLKKYGYTEYLKYTPKGWEKDYKETLNNGVPEPYCRNWQYGYMSKPLDLALIEKLGTKPPEIAKKRIKELLDAGVKEANEKMLGIIPPKEMKFRRGVALSLAAIILITFVFAFRYIIKAFTPEGVKSSWGFKKYWVAYLILIPAILSMAVWQYVPTLRGALMAFMDYRIIGESKFIGLDNFANVLFDKVFWQALGHSLYYAALSLGLGFFSPIFLAIMLHEVPKGKVFFRVIFYLPHVISSIIVIFLWKGFYDPSAGGLLNKLLDIVSGGKILPQAWLRNPDLAMICIIIPIIWASVGPGCLIYLAALKTIPEDLYEAAEIDGSNLWHKLWNVTIPTIKPLITISFVGAFIGAFRAADFILVMTGGGPAKVTTVLGLEIFYNAFMDLKFGIATAMSWILGFILIGFTVYQLKRLTRMQFRTSDSK
- a CDS encoding sugar phosphate isomerase/epimerase produces the protein MKLGFLTACLQLKLEDIVSWAKQENFETLEVACWPKVHGRDFASSHIDVLTLDNKKTDEIKKLFNKNNITISSLAYYDNMLTPKPDERETKIKHLKKVIDAGKLLNCDLVGTFVGRDPGKTIKDNLKEYKKVFTDLVEYAEKKNIRLMIENCPMVGWQFEGLPGTVSFSPELWEEMFKMIPSKNFGLNFDPSHLYWLHVDYLQAIKKYSKYIFHAHAKDTIIKKDLLSQKSIYGDGWWQARMPGLGEIDWSKFISTLKEAGYDGVLSIEHEDPVWSGSEEKIKKGLVLAAKHLKPLLV